The following coding sequences are from one Desulfosporosinus orientis DSM 765 window:
- a CDS encoding DMT family transporter, whose protein sequence is MPTGKKLIYLILVSVVLLWGLNVVMIKFLTQHMSPIMVAAIRMPLAGIVLLLFVFKKYGLYNPNKKQWGLLFCIGLISVCIHQLLLGYGVSVTSSTNASLILALNPLTTALLASIFVEEKFTRNLGIGIVLGFAGVVLVVFSKSPEGTTQFSLFGDVIMVFAMLTYVIGGLLIKKLLETPIPTLVVTAYSTLIGGLLLNLGTLVSLGPSAYGQIHLPPTAVLVLLLSAWGATALGTLGWNDGIKQLGANRTAMFLNGMPFASMFGGVVFLNEKIAWIHILALVLTTLGIVIGSIPKKKVILLESCKL, encoded by the coding sequence ATGCCGACTGGAAAGAAGCTAATTTATCTGATATTAGTGTCAGTGGTCCTATTATGGGGCTTGAATGTTGTCATGATCAAGTTTTTAACCCAGCATATGTCCCCGATAATGGTAGCTGCAATACGAATGCCCCTGGCAGGGATTGTTTTGTTATTGTTCGTTTTTAAAAAATATGGGTTGTATAATCCGAATAAAAAACAATGGGGTTTGCTTTTTTGTATAGGATTAATTTCTGTTTGCATACATCAATTGCTTTTGGGGTACGGAGTTTCTGTGACATCATCGACCAATGCTTCCCTGATCCTAGCCCTAAATCCTCTGACTACGGCACTGTTGGCTTCCATATTTGTTGAGGAAAAATTCACAAGGAATTTAGGGATCGGCATAGTCTTAGGATTTGCGGGGGTTGTTTTGGTCGTATTTTCAAAATCCCCGGAGGGCACGACTCAATTTTCCTTATTCGGAGATGTCATTATGGTCTTCGCCATGTTGACCTATGTCATTGGGGGGTTGCTAATCAAAAAACTCTTGGAAACGCCGATTCCAACCTTGGTGGTGACTGCCTATTCCACCTTAATAGGAGGACTATTGTTAAACTTGGGGACGCTGGTCTCCCTTGGACCTTCGGCTTATGGACAGATTCATTTACCGCCCACTGCTGTACTTGTCTTATTGCTATCAGCCTGGGGAGCTACAGCTTTAGGTACCTTGGGATGGAATGACGGTATAAAACAGTTGGGGGCCAACAGAACGGCTATGTTTTTAAACGGCATGCCTTTTGCAAGCATGTTCGGTGGTGTTGTATTTTTAAATGAGAAAATTGCCTGGATTCATATCCTGGCACTTGTTCTTACGACGTTGGGGATTGTGATTGGGAGTATTCCCAAAAAGAAGGTCATTCTGTTGGAGTCCTGCAAACTTTAA
- a CDS encoding aspartate/glutamate racemase family protein, with protein sequence MKTIGVIGGMSWESTTTYYLELNRYINQKLGGYYSAKCILYNVQYQDIKDVHKNGDWDRAGEILVEAALSLKASGADFIILATNTMHIVAPRIKEAVDLPFLHIAEVTADRLLRDNINTVALLGTRFTMEKDFYKKVLVNQGINVLIPEKDQIEKIHEIINKELILGRVESSSRECFKNIILSLQKRSAQGVILGCTEIGLLIRQEDSVLPVYDTALLHADAAADYALKD encoded by the coding sequence ATGAAAACAATCGGTGTTATTGGTGGAATGAGTTGGGAATCTACCACTACCTATTATCTTGAACTAAACCGTTACATCAACCAAAAACTTGGCGGTTACTACAGCGCAAAGTGTATTTTGTATAATGTTCAATATCAGGATATAAAGGATGTTCATAAAAATGGTGACTGGGATCGGGCTGGTGAGATTTTAGTGGAAGCGGCGTTATCACTAAAAGCTAGTGGGGCCGATTTTATAATACTGGCTACCAATACCATGCATATCGTCGCACCACGAATCAAGGAGGCCGTTGATCTTCCTTTCTTACACATAGCAGAAGTTACAGCAGATCGGCTTTTAAGGGACAATATAAATACTGTTGCCTTATTAGGCACACGCTTCACTATGGAAAAGGATTTCTACAAAAAAGTACTGGTAAATCAGGGTATCAATGTCCTAATTCCTGAAAAGGATCAAATTGAAAAAATACATGAAATTATCAACAAAGAGCTGATTTTAGGTAGAGTGGAATCGTCATCCCGGGAATGCTTCAAGAACATTATTCTTTCTCTTCAGAAGCGGAGCGCACAAGGAGTGATTCTTGGGTGTACTGAAATAGGTCTATTAATCAGGCAAGAGGACAGTGTTTTGCCCGTCTATGACACAGCTCTTCTGCATGCCGATGCCGCAGCAGATTATGCATTAAAAGATTGA
- a CDS encoding DUF3795 domain-containing protein, translating into MSNNQLEVNLKLVNQKVQFIGVSESNLDHPLTLDYLPPLGDGQGFRGLELFLMSFTGCVSTAMVYLLRKKGKEISGFQVKAIGIRRENPLSLQAIHLQVTLESIDAVESDLQSVIKEAEEISPVWLVLKNNVEVRIDYEIVRMNPIKMTSAVCGLFCPSCTVFIATNEDPERLKKLAVTLKQTVEETHCQGCRSKHKTAYCRNCTMIECARQKGIEFCGECEEFPCAEIKTFQALKPHRIDLWQSHQRIKEVGYEQWAGEMSEHYACPICHTLNSAYDLVCRKCGNDPSCKYVEINKEAIVSHIRRTL; encoded by the coding sequence ATCGGAGTATCTGAATCTAACCTGGACCACCCACTGACCCTGGACTACTTGCCTCCTCTTGGCGACGGGCAGGGGTTCCGAGGCTTAGAGTTATTTCTGATGAGCTTTACGGGGTGTGTCAGCACGGCAATGGTTTATTTATTGCGGAAAAAGGGAAAAGAGATTTCTGGTTTTCAAGTAAAGGCCATCGGGATACGACGGGAAAACCCTTTATCCCTCCAAGCAATCCATCTTCAAGTAACTCTCGAATCGATAGATGCCGTTGAGTCAGACCTTCAAAGCGTTATCAAGGAAGCAGAGGAAATATCCCCTGTGTGGCTCGTGCTGAAAAATAATGTGGAAGTTAGGATTGACTACGAAATTGTCAGGATGAATCCTATTAAAATGACTTCAGCTGTCTGTGGACTTTTTTGTCCCTCTTGTACGGTATTCATTGCCACAAATGAGGATCCGGAACGATTAAAGAAACTTGCGGTCACTCTCAAGCAAACTGTCGAAGAAACTCATTGTCAAGGCTGTCGTTCTAAACATAAAACAGCATATTGCAGGAACTGTACTATGATAGAGTGTGCCAGGCAAAAAGGAATCGAGTTTTGTGGTGAATGTGAAGAATTTCCCTGTGCGGAAATTAAAACCTTCCAAGCCCTTAAACCCCATAGAATTGATTTATGGCAGTCACACCAAAGGATTAAAGAAGTGGGGTATGAACAATGGGCGGGAGAAATGAGTGAGCATTATGCCTGTCCGATATGTCATACCCTAAACTCTGCTTATGATCTGGTATGCCGAAAATGTGGCAATGACCCAAGCTGCAAGTATGTGGAGATTAATAAGGAGGCTATTGTAAGTCATATTAGGAGAACCTTATAA